The sequence GTCGAGCCGCTCGCCCGCTTCGGCTTCTACCCCGGCCAGCTCTGAGGAGGCGGGCGCCCCGCCGGGTAGGCGCGCCCCGGGTCAGGCCGGTCGCGCCGCCGCGAGACAGGTCGCGACCGCCTCGTCGGCGGTCGCGGCGTGGACCAGCTCCTGCTCCACGCCGTCGGCGTCGAGCACCCGCCAGCCGCGCAGACAGACCAGCGGTACGCCCGTCCGCCGCGCCAGCGCCACCTCGGCGAGGGTTCCCCAGCTGCCCCCGACGCAGATCACCGCATCGGCCCCCCGGACCAGCAGGCCGCCACGCAGCTCGCCGAGCCCGGTGGCCAGAGCCACGGTGAGCCGAGGATGCGCCACGGCGCGGTCGGTGCCGGGCAGGACGCCGACGACGGTGCCGCCGCCCTCGGCCGCGCCGGAGGCCGCCGCGGCCATGACACCGCCGAGCCCGCCGGTCAGCACGGTCA comes from Actinomycetes bacterium and encodes:
- a CDS encoding dethiobiotin synthetase; translated protein: MGDEGVYVAVVGPSEAADDVLEAAFEVGRLLALAGVTVLTGGLGGVMAAAASGAAEGGGTVVGVLPGTDRAVAHPRLTVALATGLGELRGGLLVRGADAVICVGGSWGTLAEVALARRTGVPLVCLRGWRVLDADGVEQELVHAATADEAVATCLAAARPA